From a single Larus michahellis chromosome 18, bLarMic1.1, whole genome shotgun sequence genomic region:
- the MED24 gene encoding mediator of RNA polymerase II transcription subunit 24 isoform X3 yields MKVVNLKQAILQAWKERWSDYQWAINMKRFFPRGATWDILNLAEALLEQAMIGPSPNPLILSYLKYAISSQMVSYSTVLTAISKFDDFSRDLCVQSLLEIMDMFCDRLSCHGKAEECIGLCRALMSALNWLLRCAAFYAEKVKETLEQAAAESQLKMCLERLGKMLGSTKNRALIHIAKLEETSSWSTVEQSLIKLGENLNSLGNSPLRSRAEDCISLIKSIPTMLSVHSEQLNKTGFPTVHAVVLLEGTMNLTGETQPLVEQLMMVKRMQRIPSPLFVLEIWKACFVGLIESPEGTEELKWTAFTFLKIPQVLVKLKKYPQGEKDFTEDVNCAFEFLLKLTPLLDKADQRCNCNCMDLLLQECSKQGLLSEANMDNLIDKRAADREHAPHLKSAENANIQPNPGLILRAEPTVTNILKTMDADHSKSPEGLLGVLGHMLSGKSLDLLLAAAAATGKLKSFARKFIKLNEFTKQINGESSKGASVRALLFDISFLMLCHVAQTYGSEVILSESSPAGEVPFFETWMLTCMPEEGKILNPDHPCFRPDSTKVESLVALLNNSSEMKLVQMKWHEACLSISAAILEILNAWENGVLTFESIQKITDNIKGKVCSMAVCAVAWLVAHVRMLGLDEREKSLQMIRQLATPLYGENTLQFYNERVVIMSSILEHMCADVLQQTATQIKFPSMGMDTIPYWNLLPPKKPIKEVLTSVFTKVLEKGWVDSHSIHIFDTLLHMGGVYWFCNNLVKELLKETRKEHTLRAVELLYAIFCLDMQQLTLTLLGHILPNLLTDSSKWHTLMDPPGKALAKLSVWCALSSYSSHNKGQASTRQKKRHREDIEDYISLFPLDDTQPSKLMRLLSSNEEDSNILSSPTDRSMSTSLSASQLHTVSMRDPLNRVLANLFLLISSILGAKTAGTHTQFVQWFMEECVDCLEQGSRGSILQFMPFTMVSELVKVSTMSSPKIVLAITDLSLPLGRRVAAKAIAAL; encoded by the exons ATGAAGGTGGTGAACCTGAAGCAGGCCATCCTGCAGGCCTGGAAGGAGAGATGGAGCGACTATCAGTGGGCCATAAATATGAAGCGGTTCTTCCCCCGCGGAGCCACCTGGGATATCCTCAACCTGGCAG AGGCTCTTCTCGAGCAGGCGATGATCGGGCCGTCACCGAACCCACTCATCTTGTCCTACCTGAAATACGCTATCAGCTCCCAG ATGGTGTCTTATTCCACGGTCCTGACGGCCATCAGCAAG TTTGATGACTTCTCCCGGGACCTGTGTGTCCAGTCGCTGCTGGAGATCATGGACATGTTCTGCGACCGCCTCAG ctgccaTGGCAAAGCAGAGGAGTGCATCGGCCTCTGCCGGGCGCTGATGAGTGCCCTCAACTGGCTCCTGCGCTGCGCGGCCTTCTACGCTGAGAAGGTGAAGGAGAcgctggagcaggcagcagcagagagccagCTGAAGATGTGTCTGGAGCGGCTGGGGAAGATGCTCGGCAGCACCAAGAACCGTGCTCTGATCCACATCGCAAAGCTGGAGGAGACGT cctcctggaGCACCGTGGAGCAGTCCCTCATCAAGCTGGGGGAGAACCTGAACAGCCTCGGCAACTCCCCGCTGCGAAGCCGGGCTGAAGACTGCATCTCCCTCATCAAGAG CATCCCCACCATGCTCTCAGTCCACTCCGAGCAGCTGAACAAGACCGGCTTCCCCACCGTGCATgccgtggtgctgctggaggggacCATGAACCTCACAGGAGAGACCCAGCCGCTGGTGGAGCAGCTGATGATGGTGAAGAGGATGCAG CGCATCCCCTCCCCGCTTTTCGTGCTGGAGATCTGGAAGGCCTGTTTTGTTGGCCTCATCGAGTCCCCAGAGGGCACGGAGGAGCTGAAGTGGACAGCCTTCACCTTCTTGAAG ATCCCCCAGGTCCTGGTTAAGCTCAAGAAGTATCCCCAAGGGGAGAAG GACTTCACCGAGGATGTGAACTGTGCTTTCGAGTTCCTGCTGAAGCTGACCCCCCTGCTCGACAAAGCAGATCAGCGATGCAA ctGCAACTGCATggatctgctgctgcaggagtgcAGCAAGCAGGGGCTGCTTTCAGAGGCCAACATGGACAACCTGATTGACAAACG GGCAGCGGACAGAGAACACGCTCCGCACTTGAAATCGGCAGAGAATGCCAACATCCAGCCAAACCCGGGGCTCATCCTGAGGGCCGAGCCGACTGTCACCAACATCCTGAAG ACCATGGATGCGGATCACTCCAAGTCCCCTGAGGGCTTGCTGGGGGTCTTGGGTcacatgctgtctgggaagaGCCTGGacttgctgctggcagcagcagcagcgacggGCAAGCTGAAATCCTTTGCTCGGAAGTTCATCAA GCTGAATGAATTCACGAAGCAGATCAACGGAGAAAGCT CCAAAGGAGCCTCCGTTCGGGCCCTGCTCTTTGACATCTCTTTCCTCATGCTGTGCCATGTGGCCCAGACCTACGGCTCCGAG GTGATCCTGTCGGAGTCGAGCCCGGCGGGCGAGGTGCCCTTCTTTGAGACCTGGATGCTGACCTGCATGCCTGAGGAGGGGAAGATCCTCAACCCCGACCACCCCTGCTTCCGCCCCGACTCCACCAAAGTGGAGTCCCTGGTCGCCCTCCTCAACAACTCCTCCGAGATGAAGCTGGT GCAGATGAAATGGCACGAGGCATGTTTGAGCATCTCAGCCGCCATCCTGGAGATCCTCAACGCCTGGGAGAACGGCGTCCTCACCTTTGAGTCCATCCAG AAAATCACAGACAACATCAAGGGGAAGGTGTGCAGCATGGCGGTGTGCGCGGTGGCCTGGCTGGTGGCTCACGTCCGCATGCTGGGCTTGGATGAGCGGGAGAAGTCCCTGCAGATGATCCGGCAGCTGGCCACCCCCCTGTACGGCGAGAACACGCTGCAGTTCTACAATGAGCG CGTGGTGATCATGAGCTCCATCCTGGAGCACATGTGCGCAGACGTCCTGCAGCAGACGGCCACGCAGATCAAGTTCCCCTCCATGGGCATGGACACCATCCCCTATTGGAACCTGCTGCCCCCCAAGAAGCCCATCAAGGAGGTGCTGACGAGTGTGTTCACCAAAGTGCTGGAGAAAGGCTGGGTCGACAGCCACTCCATCCACATCTTTGACACCCTGCTGCACATGGGGGGCGTCTACTGGTTCTGCAACAACCTGGTCAAg gagctgctgaaggagaCGCGGAAGGAGCACACGCTGCGGGCCGTGGAGCTGCTCTATGCCATCTTCTGCCTGGACATGCAGCAGCTGACGCTGACCCTGCTGGGCCACATCCTGCCCAACCTGCTCACGGACTCCTCCAAGTGGCACACCCTCATGGACCCGCCGGGAAAGGCTCTGGCCAA gctCTCCGTCTGGTGTGCCCTGAGCTCCTACTCCTCCCACAACAAGGGCCAGGCGTCCACCAGGCAGAAGAAGAGGCACCGAGAGGATATTGAG gattaCATCAGCCTCTTCCCGCTGGATGACACACAGCCCTCCAAGCTCATGCGCCTGCTGAGCTCCAATGAGGAAGACTCCAACATCCTCTCCAGCCCCA CAGATCGCTCGATGAGCACCTCGCTCTCCGCCTCCCAGCTTCACACCGTCAGCATGAGGGACCCGCTGAACAGGGTGCTAG CAAACCTCTTCCTGCTCATCTCTTCCATCTTGGGGGCCAAGACGGCCGGCACCCACACCCAGTTTGTCCAGTGGTTCATGGAGGAGTGTGTGGActgcctggagcagggcagccgcgGCAGCATCCTCCAGTTCATGCCCTTCACCATG GTTTCGGAGCTGGTGAAAGTGTCCACCATGTCCAGTCCCAAAATCGTCCTGGCCATCACGGATCTCAGCCTGCCCCTGGGCCGCCGTGTCGCTGCCAAGGCCATTGCTGCGCTGTGA
- the MED24 gene encoding mediator of RNA polymerase II transcription subunit 24 isoform X2, translated as MKVVNLKQAILQAWKERWSDYQWAINMKRFFPRGATWDILNLAEALLEQAMIGPSPNPLILSYLKYAISSQMVSYSTVLTAISKFDDFSRDLCVQSLLEIMDMFCDRLSCHGKAEECIGLCRALMSALNWLLRCAAFYAEKVKETLEQAAAESQLKMCLERLGKMLGSTKNRALIHIAKLEETSSWSTVEQSLIKLGENLNSLGNSPLRSRAEDCISLIKSIPTMLSVHSEQLNKTGFPTVHAVVLLEGTMNLTGETQPLVEQLMMVKRMQRIPSPLFVLEIWKACFVGLIESPEGTEELKWTAFTFLKIPQVLVKLKKYPQGEKQDFTEDVNCAFEFLLKLTPLLDKADQRCNCNCMDLLLQECSKQGLLSEANMDNLIDKRAADREHAPHLKSAENANIQPNPGLILRAEPTVTNILKTMDADHSKSPEGLLGVLGHMLSGKSLDLLLAAAAATGKLKSFARKFIKLNEFTKQINGESSKGASVRALLFDISFLMLCHVAQTYGSEVILSESSPAGEVPFFETWMLTCMPEEGKILNPDHPCFRPDSTKVESLVALLNNSSEMKLVQMKWHEACLSISAAILEILNAWENGVLTFESIQKITDNIKGKVCSMAVCAVAWLVAHVRMLGLDEREKSLQMIRQLATPLYGENTLQFYNERVVIMSSILEHMCADVLQQTATQIKFPSMGMDTIPYWNLLPPKKPIKEVLTSVFTKVLEKGWVDSHSIHIFDTLLHMGGVYWFCNNLVKELLKETRKEHTLRAVELLYAIFCLDMQQLTLTLLGHILPNLLTDSSKWHTLMDPPGKALAKLSVWCALSSYSSHNKGQASTRQKKRHREDIEDYISLFPLDDTQPSKLMRLLSSNEEDSNILSSPNRSMSTSLSASQLHTVSMRDPLNRVLANLFLLISSILGAKTAGTHTQFVQWFMEECVDCLEQGSRGSILQFMPFTMVSELVKVSTMSSPKIVLAITDLSLPLGRRVAAKAIAAL; from the exons ATGAAGGTGGTGAACCTGAAGCAGGCCATCCTGCAGGCCTGGAAGGAGAGATGGAGCGACTATCAGTGGGCCATAAATATGAAGCGGTTCTTCCCCCGCGGAGCCACCTGGGATATCCTCAACCTGGCAG AGGCTCTTCTCGAGCAGGCGATGATCGGGCCGTCACCGAACCCACTCATCTTGTCCTACCTGAAATACGCTATCAGCTCCCAG ATGGTGTCTTATTCCACGGTCCTGACGGCCATCAGCAAG TTTGATGACTTCTCCCGGGACCTGTGTGTCCAGTCGCTGCTGGAGATCATGGACATGTTCTGCGACCGCCTCAG ctgccaTGGCAAAGCAGAGGAGTGCATCGGCCTCTGCCGGGCGCTGATGAGTGCCCTCAACTGGCTCCTGCGCTGCGCGGCCTTCTACGCTGAGAAGGTGAAGGAGAcgctggagcaggcagcagcagagagccagCTGAAGATGTGTCTGGAGCGGCTGGGGAAGATGCTCGGCAGCACCAAGAACCGTGCTCTGATCCACATCGCAAAGCTGGAGGAGACGT cctcctggaGCACCGTGGAGCAGTCCCTCATCAAGCTGGGGGAGAACCTGAACAGCCTCGGCAACTCCCCGCTGCGAAGCCGGGCTGAAGACTGCATCTCCCTCATCAAGAG CATCCCCACCATGCTCTCAGTCCACTCCGAGCAGCTGAACAAGACCGGCTTCCCCACCGTGCATgccgtggtgctgctggaggggacCATGAACCTCACAGGAGAGACCCAGCCGCTGGTGGAGCAGCTGATGATGGTGAAGAGGATGCAG CGCATCCCCTCCCCGCTTTTCGTGCTGGAGATCTGGAAGGCCTGTTTTGTTGGCCTCATCGAGTCCCCAGAGGGCACGGAGGAGCTGAAGTGGACAGCCTTCACCTTCTTGAAG ATCCCCCAGGTCCTGGTTAAGCTCAAGAAGTATCCCCAAGGGGAGAAG CAGGACTTCACCGAGGATGTGAACTGTGCTTTCGAGTTCCTGCTGAAGCTGACCCCCCTGCTCGACAAAGCAGATCAGCGATGCAA ctGCAACTGCATggatctgctgctgcaggagtgcAGCAAGCAGGGGCTGCTTTCAGAGGCCAACATGGACAACCTGATTGACAAACG GGCAGCGGACAGAGAACACGCTCCGCACTTGAAATCGGCAGAGAATGCCAACATCCAGCCAAACCCGGGGCTCATCCTGAGGGCCGAGCCGACTGTCACCAACATCCTGAAG ACCATGGATGCGGATCACTCCAAGTCCCCTGAGGGCTTGCTGGGGGTCTTGGGTcacatgctgtctgggaagaGCCTGGacttgctgctggcagcagcagcagcgacggGCAAGCTGAAATCCTTTGCTCGGAAGTTCATCAA GCTGAATGAATTCACGAAGCAGATCAACGGAGAAAGCT CCAAAGGAGCCTCCGTTCGGGCCCTGCTCTTTGACATCTCTTTCCTCATGCTGTGCCATGTGGCCCAGACCTACGGCTCCGAG GTGATCCTGTCGGAGTCGAGCCCGGCGGGCGAGGTGCCCTTCTTTGAGACCTGGATGCTGACCTGCATGCCTGAGGAGGGGAAGATCCTCAACCCCGACCACCCCTGCTTCCGCCCCGACTCCACCAAAGTGGAGTCCCTGGTCGCCCTCCTCAACAACTCCTCCGAGATGAAGCTGGT GCAGATGAAATGGCACGAGGCATGTTTGAGCATCTCAGCCGCCATCCTGGAGATCCTCAACGCCTGGGAGAACGGCGTCCTCACCTTTGAGTCCATCCAG AAAATCACAGACAACATCAAGGGGAAGGTGTGCAGCATGGCGGTGTGCGCGGTGGCCTGGCTGGTGGCTCACGTCCGCATGCTGGGCTTGGATGAGCGGGAGAAGTCCCTGCAGATGATCCGGCAGCTGGCCACCCCCCTGTACGGCGAGAACACGCTGCAGTTCTACAATGAGCG CGTGGTGATCATGAGCTCCATCCTGGAGCACATGTGCGCAGACGTCCTGCAGCAGACGGCCACGCAGATCAAGTTCCCCTCCATGGGCATGGACACCATCCCCTATTGGAACCTGCTGCCCCCCAAGAAGCCCATCAAGGAGGTGCTGACGAGTGTGTTCACCAAAGTGCTGGAGAAAGGCTGGGTCGACAGCCACTCCATCCACATCTTTGACACCCTGCTGCACATGGGGGGCGTCTACTGGTTCTGCAACAACCTGGTCAAg gagctgctgaaggagaCGCGGAAGGAGCACACGCTGCGGGCCGTGGAGCTGCTCTATGCCATCTTCTGCCTGGACATGCAGCAGCTGACGCTGACCCTGCTGGGCCACATCCTGCCCAACCTGCTCACGGACTCCTCCAAGTGGCACACCCTCATGGACCCGCCGGGAAAGGCTCTGGCCAA gctCTCCGTCTGGTGTGCCCTGAGCTCCTACTCCTCCCACAACAAGGGCCAGGCGTCCACCAGGCAGAAGAAGAGGCACCGAGAGGATATTGAG gattaCATCAGCCTCTTCCCGCTGGATGACACACAGCCCTCCAAGCTCATGCGCCTGCTGAGCTCCAATGAGGAAGACTCCAACATCCTCTCCAGCCCCA ATCGCTCGATGAGCACCTCGCTCTCCGCCTCCCAGCTTCACACCGTCAGCATGAGGGACCCGCTGAACAGGGTGCTAG CAAACCTCTTCCTGCTCATCTCTTCCATCTTGGGGGCCAAGACGGCCGGCACCCACACCCAGTTTGTCCAGTGGTTCATGGAGGAGTGTGTGGActgcctggagcagggcagccgcgGCAGCATCCTCCAGTTCATGCCCTTCACCATG GTTTCGGAGCTGGTGAAAGTGTCCACCATGTCCAGTCCCAAAATCGTCCTGGCCATCACGGATCTCAGCCTGCCCCTGGGCCGCCGTGTCGCTGCCAAGGCCATTGCTGCGCTGTGA
- the MED24 gene encoding mediator of RNA polymerase II transcription subunit 24 isoform X1, producing MKVVNLKQAILQAWKERWSDYQWAINMKRFFPRGATWDILNLAEALLEQAMIGPSPNPLILSYLKYAISSQMVSYSTVLTAISKFDDFSRDLCVQSLLEIMDMFCDRLSCHGKAEECIGLCRALMSALNWLLRCAAFYAEKVKETLEQAAAESQLKMCLERLGKMLGSTKNRALIHIAKLEETSSWSTVEQSLIKLGENLNSLGNSPLRSRAEDCISLIKSIPTMLSVHSEQLNKTGFPTVHAVVLLEGTMNLTGETQPLVEQLMMVKRMQRIPSPLFVLEIWKACFVGLIESPEGTEELKWTAFTFLKIPQVLVKLKKYPQGEKQDFTEDVNCAFEFLLKLTPLLDKADQRCNCNCMDLLLQECSKQGLLSEANMDNLIDKRAADREHAPHLKSAENANIQPNPGLILRAEPTVTNILKTMDADHSKSPEGLLGVLGHMLSGKSLDLLLAAAAATGKLKSFARKFIKLNEFTKQINGESSKGASVRALLFDISFLMLCHVAQTYGSEVILSESSPAGEVPFFETWMLTCMPEEGKILNPDHPCFRPDSTKVESLVALLNNSSEMKLVQMKWHEACLSISAAILEILNAWENGVLTFESIQKITDNIKGKVCSMAVCAVAWLVAHVRMLGLDEREKSLQMIRQLATPLYGENTLQFYNERVVIMSSILEHMCADVLQQTATQIKFPSMGMDTIPYWNLLPPKKPIKEVLTSVFTKVLEKGWVDSHSIHIFDTLLHMGGVYWFCNNLVKELLKETRKEHTLRAVELLYAIFCLDMQQLTLTLLGHILPNLLTDSSKWHTLMDPPGKALAKLSVWCALSSYSSHNKGQASTRQKKRHREDIEDYISLFPLDDTQPSKLMRLLSSNEEDSNILSSPTDRSMSTSLSASQLHTVSMRDPLNRVLANLFLLISSILGAKTAGTHTQFVQWFMEECVDCLEQGSRGSILQFMPFTMVSELVKVSTMSSPKIVLAITDLSLPLGRRVAAKAIAAL from the exons ATGAAGGTGGTGAACCTGAAGCAGGCCATCCTGCAGGCCTGGAAGGAGAGATGGAGCGACTATCAGTGGGCCATAAATATGAAGCGGTTCTTCCCCCGCGGAGCCACCTGGGATATCCTCAACCTGGCAG AGGCTCTTCTCGAGCAGGCGATGATCGGGCCGTCACCGAACCCACTCATCTTGTCCTACCTGAAATACGCTATCAGCTCCCAG ATGGTGTCTTATTCCACGGTCCTGACGGCCATCAGCAAG TTTGATGACTTCTCCCGGGACCTGTGTGTCCAGTCGCTGCTGGAGATCATGGACATGTTCTGCGACCGCCTCAG ctgccaTGGCAAAGCAGAGGAGTGCATCGGCCTCTGCCGGGCGCTGATGAGTGCCCTCAACTGGCTCCTGCGCTGCGCGGCCTTCTACGCTGAGAAGGTGAAGGAGAcgctggagcaggcagcagcagagagccagCTGAAGATGTGTCTGGAGCGGCTGGGGAAGATGCTCGGCAGCACCAAGAACCGTGCTCTGATCCACATCGCAAAGCTGGAGGAGACGT cctcctggaGCACCGTGGAGCAGTCCCTCATCAAGCTGGGGGAGAACCTGAACAGCCTCGGCAACTCCCCGCTGCGAAGCCGGGCTGAAGACTGCATCTCCCTCATCAAGAG CATCCCCACCATGCTCTCAGTCCACTCCGAGCAGCTGAACAAGACCGGCTTCCCCACCGTGCATgccgtggtgctgctggaggggacCATGAACCTCACAGGAGAGACCCAGCCGCTGGTGGAGCAGCTGATGATGGTGAAGAGGATGCAG CGCATCCCCTCCCCGCTTTTCGTGCTGGAGATCTGGAAGGCCTGTTTTGTTGGCCTCATCGAGTCCCCAGAGGGCACGGAGGAGCTGAAGTGGACAGCCTTCACCTTCTTGAAG ATCCCCCAGGTCCTGGTTAAGCTCAAGAAGTATCCCCAAGGGGAGAAG CAGGACTTCACCGAGGATGTGAACTGTGCTTTCGAGTTCCTGCTGAAGCTGACCCCCCTGCTCGACAAAGCAGATCAGCGATGCAA ctGCAACTGCATggatctgctgctgcaggagtgcAGCAAGCAGGGGCTGCTTTCAGAGGCCAACATGGACAACCTGATTGACAAACG GGCAGCGGACAGAGAACACGCTCCGCACTTGAAATCGGCAGAGAATGCCAACATCCAGCCAAACCCGGGGCTCATCCTGAGGGCCGAGCCGACTGTCACCAACATCCTGAAG ACCATGGATGCGGATCACTCCAAGTCCCCTGAGGGCTTGCTGGGGGTCTTGGGTcacatgctgtctgggaagaGCCTGGacttgctgctggcagcagcagcagcgacggGCAAGCTGAAATCCTTTGCTCGGAAGTTCATCAA GCTGAATGAATTCACGAAGCAGATCAACGGAGAAAGCT CCAAAGGAGCCTCCGTTCGGGCCCTGCTCTTTGACATCTCTTTCCTCATGCTGTGCCATGTGGCCCAGACCTACGGCTCCGAG GTGATCCTGTCGGAGTCGAGCCCGGCGGGCGAGGTGCCCTTCTTTGAGACCTGGATGCTGACCTGCATGCCTGAGGAGGGGAAGATCCTCAACCCCGACCACCCCTGCTTCCGCCCCGACTCCACCAAAGTGGAGTCCCTGGTCGCCCTCCTCAACAACTCCTCCGAGATGAAGCTGGT GCAGATGAAATGGCACGAGGCATGTTTGAGCATCTCAGCCGCCATCCTGGAGATCCTCAACGCCTGGGAGAACGGCGTCCTCACCTTTGAGTCCATCCAG AAAATCACAGACAACATCAAGGGGAAGGTGTGCAGCATGGCGGTGTGCGCGGTGGCCTGGCTGGTGGCTCACGTCCGCATGCTGGGCTTGGATGAGCGGGAGAAGTCCCTGCAGATGATCCGGCAGCTGGCCACCCCCCTGTACGGCGAGAACACGCTGCAGTTCTACAATGAGCG CGTGGTGATCATGAGCTCCATCCTGGAGCACATGTGCGCAGACGTCCTGCAGCAGACGGCCACGCAGATCAAGTTCCCCTCCATGGGCATGGACACCATCCCCTATTGGAACCTGCTGCCCCCCAAGAAGCCCATCAAGGAGGTGCTGACGAGTGTGTTCACCAAAGTGCTGGAGAAAGGCTGGGTCGACAGCCACTCCATCCACATCTTTGACACCCTGCTGCACATGGGGGGCGTCTACTGGTTCTGCAACAACCTGGTCAAg gagctgctgaaggagaCGCGGAAGGAGCACACGCTGCGGGCCGTGGAGCTGCTCTATGCCATCTTCTGCCTGGACATGCAGCAGCTGACGCTGACCCTGCTGGGCCACATCCTGCCCAACCTGCTCACGGACTCCTCCAAGTGGCACACCCTCATGGACCCGCCGGGAAAGGCTCTGGCCAA gctCTCCGTCTGGTGTGCCCTGAGCTCCTACTCCTCCCACAACAAGGGCCAGGCGTCCACCAGGCAGAAGAAGAGGCACCGAGAGGATATTGAG gattaCATCAGCCTCTTCCCGCTGGATGACACACAGCCCTCCAAGCTCATGCGCCTGCTGAGCTCCAATGAGGAAGACTCCAACATCCTCTCCAGCCCCA CAGATCGCTCGATGAGCACCTCGCTCTCCGCCTCCCAGCTTCACACCGTCAGCATGAGGGACCCGCTGAACAGGGTGCTAG CAAACCTCTTCCTGCTCATCTCTTCCATCTTGGGGGCCAAGACGGCCGGCACCCACACCCAGTTTGTCCAGTGGTTCATGGAGGAGTGTGTGGActgcctggagcagggcagccgcgGCAGCATCCTCCAGTTCATGCCCTTCACCATG GTTTCGGAGCTGGTGAAAGTGTCCACCATGTCCAGTCCCAAAATCGTCCTGGCCATCACGGATCTCAGCCTGCCCCTGGGCCGCCGTGTCGCTGCCAAGGCCATTGCTGCGCTGTGA